One Dromiciops gliroides isolate mDroGli1 chromosome 3, mDroGli1.pri, whole genome shotgun sequence DNA segment encodes these proteins:
- the LOC122750606 gene encoding zinc finger protein 383-like isoform X1, whose translation MAPESSRPPAQESVTFKDVAVDFTQEEWGLLDPPQKELYKEVMLENAWNLLSLGLPVPREDVISYCEQREAPWMLEQEGLRRCCPGAIRLEMKSSPAETGLSLEQTHQQRCINNDPSDFDRREIFAVTHQRIDTGEKPFECNQCGKTFTWKSHFVIHQRIHTGEKPFKCNQCGKTFTRRSHLFKHQRIHHGEKPFECNQCGKTFTWRSYLVQHQRIHHGEKPFECNQCGKTFTWRSHLVIHQRIHTGEKPFECNQCGKTFTSRSTLFHHQRIQHGEKPFECNQCGKAFTWRSDLVKHERISTVDKHFECNQCRKTFTSRSHLGNLQRIHTGEKPFQCNHCGKTFTWSSDLVKHQRIHTGEKPFECTQCAKTFTRRSTLVRHQRFHTGEKAFECNQCGKTYTQRSHLVRHQRIHIGEKCYKCSHCGKAFIGKSARCFSSENS comes from the exons GAGTCagtgacattcaaggatgtggctgtggacttcacccaggaggagtggggGCTCTTGGACCCCCCTCAGAAGGAGctgtacaaggaggtcatgctggagaatgccTGGAACCTGCTCTCCCTGG GGCTTCCCGTTCCCAGAGAAGATGTGATCTCTTATTGTGAGCAAAGGGAAGCACCGTGGATGCTGGAGCAAGAAGGCCTGAGGCGCTGCTGTCCAG GAGCGATCAGGCTTGAAATGAAATCATCTCCTGCAGAGACAGGCCTTTCTTTGGAACAAACTCACCAGCAAAGATGTATAAATAATGATCCCTCTGACTTTGATAGGAGAGAAATCTTTGCTGTGACACATCAGAGAATTGacactggggagaaaccttttgaatgtaatcaatgtggaaagactttcacatggaAGTCTCATTTTGTTattcatcagagaatccacactggagagaaaccttttaaatgtaaccaatgtggaaagactttcacaaggAGGTCACATCTttttaaacatcagagaatccaccatggagaaaaaccttttgaatgtaatcagtgtggaaagactttcacatggaGATCCTATCTTGTTCAGCATCAGAGAATACACcatggagagaaaccttttgagtgtaatcagtgtggaaagactttcacatggaGATCCCATCTTGTtatccatcagagaatccacactggagagaaaccttttgaatgtaatcaatgtggaaagactttcacatccAGGTCAACTCTTTTTCACCATCAGAGAATCCAGcatggagagaaaccttttgaatgtaatcagtgtggaaaggctttcacatggaggtcagatCTTGTTAAACATGAGAGAATTAGCACTGTAGATAAAcattttgaatgtaatcaatgtagAAAGACTTTCACATCCAGGTCTCATCTTGGTAACcttcagagaatccacactggagaaaaaccttttcaatgtaatcattgtggaaagactttcacatggagttcagatcttgttaaacatcagagaatccacactggagagaaaccttttgaatgtactCAATGTGCAAAGACTTTCACAAGGAGGTCAACTCTTGTTAGACATCAGAGattccacactggagagaaagcatttgaatgcaatcaatgtggaaagacttacacacaGAGGTCACATCTTGttagacatcagagaatccacattgGAGAGAAATGTTATAAATGTAGTCACTGTGGCAAAGCCTTCATTGGAAAGTCAGCGCGCTGTTtctcatcagagaattcatag
- the LOC122750606 gene encoding zinc finger protein 383-like isoform X2, with the protein MLENAWNLLSLGLPVPREDVISYCEQREAPWMLEQEGLRRCCPGAIRLEMKSSPAETGLSLEQTHQQRCINNDPSDFDRREIFAVTHQRIDTGEKPFECNQCGKTFTWKSHFVIHQRIHTGEKPFKCNQCGKTFTRRSHLFKHQRIHHGEKPFECNQCGKTFTWRSYLVQHQRIHHGEKPFECNQCGKTFTWRSHLVIHQRIHTGEKPFECNQCGKTFTSRSTLFHHQRIQHGEKPFECNQCGKAFTWRSDLVKHERISTVDKHFECNQCRKTFTSRSHLGNLQRIHTGEKPFQCNHCGKTFTWSSDLVKHQRIHTGEKPFECTQCAKTFTRRSTLVRHQRFHTGEKAFECNQCGKTYTQRSHLVRHQRIHIGEKCYKCSHCGKAFIGKSARCFSSENS; encoded by the exons atgctggagaatgccTGGAACCTGCTCTCCCTGG GGCTTCCCGTTCCCAGAGAAGATGTGATCTCTTATTGTGAGCAAAGGGAAGCACCGTGGATGCTGGAGCAAGAAGGCCTGAGGCGCTGCTGTCCAG GAGCGATCAGGCTTGAAATGAAATCATCTCCTGCAGAGACAGGCCTTTCTTTGGAACAAACTCACCAGCAAAGATGTATAAATAATGATCCCTCTGACTTTGATAGGAGAGAAATCTTTGCTGTGACACATCAGAGAATTGacactggggagaaaccttttgaatgtaatcaatgtggaaagactttcacatggaAGTCTCATTTTGTTattcatcagagaatccacactggagagaaaccttttaaatgtaaccaatgtggaaagactttcacaaggAGGTCACATCTttttaaacatcagagaatccaccatggagaaaaaccttttgaatgtaatcagtgtggaaagactttcacatggaGATCCTATCTTGTTCAGCATCAGAGAATACACcatggagagaaaccttttgagtgtaatcagtgtggaaagactttcacatggaGATCCCATCTTGTtatccatcagagaatccacactggagagaaaccttttgaatgtaatcaatgtggaaagactttcacatccAGGTCAACTCTTTTTCACCATCAGAGAATCCAGcatggagagaaaccttttgaatgtaatcagtgtggaaaggctttcacatggaggtcagatCTTGTTAAACATGAGAGAATTAGCACTGTAGATAAAcattttgaatgtaatcaatgtagAAAGACTTTCACATCCAGGTCTCATCTTGGTAACcttcagagaatccacactggagaaaaaccttttcaatgtaatcattgtggaaagactttcacatggagttcagatcttgttaaacatcagagaatccacactggagagaaaccttttgaatgtactCAATGTGCAAAGACTTTCACAAGGAGGTCAACTCTTGTTAGACATCAGAGattccacactggagagaaagcatttgaatgcaatcaatgtggaaagacttacacacaGAGGTCACATCTTGttagacatcagagaatccacattgGAGAGAAATGTTATAAATGTAGTCACTGTGGCAAAGCCTTCATTGGAAAGTCAGCGCGCTGTTtctcatcagagaattcatag